The following proteins come from a genomic window of Natrinema saccharevitans:
- a CDS encoding DUF5828 family protein, with amino-acid sequence MEESISGFKVRGDWGDIVEHGERITRALRDVDVHDPDQEWGARFARAFEEWDEWRPKAHETLDSDVSEKTADQASVEEGKGEKAGKEPDEDIKTAGEKLSESYESLEDDDAGAAVDNWKESIDYVARAADSASRKALRRVEDTVYQNVMTQLAPYYFDNELVSANVQQSTRNGGNGERFVFEVNVNDDDLKEAVSERLAEYEDEIDRWHVEVEKDTDAAEAIEGAEPPPENGDNSRSTTN; translated from the coding sequence ATGGAAGAGAGCATCTCGGGGTTCAAAGTCCGCGGTGACTGGGGCGATATCGTCGAACACGGGGAGCGCATCACGCGCGCGCTCCGCGACGTCGACGTCCACGATCCCGACCAGGAGTGGGGCGCGCGCTTCGCACGCGCCTTCGAGGAATGGGACGAGTGGCGACCCAAAGCCCACGAAACCCTCGATTCGGACGTCAGTGAAAAGACCGCCGACCAGGCCAGCGTCGAGGAAGGCAAAGGAGAAAAGGCCGGCAAAGAGCCCGACGAGGACATCAAGACCGCCGGCGAGAAGCTCTCGGAGTCCTACGAGAGCCTCGAGGACGACGACGCCGGGGCCGCGGTCGACAACTGGAAGGAGTCGATCGACTACGTCGCGCGCGCGGCCGACTCCGCGAGCCGCAAGGCCCTGCGTCGGGTCGAGGACACGGTCTACCAGAACGTGATGACCCAGCTCGCGCCCTACTACTTCGACAACGAACTCGTCAGCGCCAACGTCCAGCAGTCGACGCGCAACGGCGGGAACGGCGAGCGGTTCGTCTTCGAGGTCAACGTCAACGACGACGACCTCAAGGAAGCCGTCTCGGAACGACTCGCCGAGTACGAGGACGAAATCGACCGCTGGCACGTCGAAGTCGAGAAAGACACCGACGCGGCCGAGGCCATCGAGGGCGCGGAGCCGCCGCCGGAAAACGGCGATAATTCGCGGTCGACGACGAACTGA
- a CDS encoding inorganic phosphate transporter gives MVEIATLGTFAVAALASLFMAWAIGAGSSGSTPFAPAVGANAISVMRAGFLVGLLGFSGAVLQGANVSEAVGTELIGGVTLSSLAATLALLIAAALVAIGIFTGYPIATAFTVTGAVVGVGLAMGGDPAWAKYTEITALWVLTPFVGGSIAYAVARALRAEVVPEEYLIVVLAAIVGAIVANIEFALLGPADAGGQSIAQASSASLPGPAIAGTVLATAVIAALWAVAIGLDLRNGTERGERHFLLVLGGLVAFSAGGSQVGLAIGPLIPLSGELELPLLAMLIGGGFGLLLGSWTGAPRMIKAISQDYSSLGPRRSIAALIPSFIIAQAAVLYGIPVSFNEIIVSAIIGSGYAAAGAGGGVSARKMGVTVLAWIGSLAGSITVSFVGYTAVAAILL, from the coding sequence ATGGTCGAAATCGCCACGCTCGGGACCTTTGCCGTGGCCGCACTCGCGAGTCTCTTCATGGCCTGGGCGATCGGTGCCGGCTCGAGCGGGTCGACGCCCTTTGCCCCGGCGGTCGGCGCGAACGCGATCTCGGTGATGCGAGCGGGCTTTCTCGTGGGGCTGCTCGGTTTTTCCGGCGCGGTCTTGCAGGGAGCGAACGTCTCCGAGGCGGTCGGGACGGAACTGATCGGCGGCGTGACCCTCTCCTCGCTGGCCGCGACGCTGGCGCTGCTGATCGCGGCCGCTCTGGTCGCGATCGGGATCTTCACGGGATATCCGATCGCGACGGCGTTTACCGTCACGGGCGCGGTCGTCGGCGTCGGCCTCGCGATGGGCGGCGACCCGGCGTGGGCCAAATACACCGAGATCACCGCCCTGTGGGTCCTCACGCCGTTCGTCGGCGGTTCGATCGCCTACGCGGTCGCCCGCGCGTTACGTGCCGAGGTGGTCCCCGAGGAGTATCTCATCGTCGTGCTGGCCGCGATCGTCGGCGCGATCGTCGCCAACATCGAGTTCGCGCTGCTGGGCCCGGCGGACGCGGGCGGGCAGTCGATCGCACAGGCCTCGAGCGCCTCGCTTCCGGGGCCGGCGATCGCCGGCACCGTCCTCGCGACGGCCGTGATCGCGGCGCTGTGGGCGGTCGCGATCGGGCTGGACCTGCGCAACGGCACCGAACGGGGCGAACGGCACTTCCTGCTCGTGTTGGGCGGGCTCGTGGCTTTCTCCGCCGGCGGCAGTCAGGTCGGGCTGGCGATCGGCCCGCTGATCCCGCTGTCGGGCGAACTCGAGTTGCCGCTGCTCGCGATGCTTATCGGCGGCGGGTTCGGCCTCCTGTTGGGCTCGTGGACCGGCGCACCACGGATGATCAAGGCGATCTCGCAGGACTACTCCTCGCTTGGCCCGCGGCGATCGATCGCCGCGCTCATTCCCTCCTTCATCATCGCTCAGGCGGCGGTCCTCTACGGCATCCCGGTCTCGTTCAACGAGATCATCGTCAGCGCGATCATCGGGAGCGGCTACGCCGCGGCCGGCGCCGGCGGCGGCGTCAGCGCCCGCAAGATGGGCGTGACCGTCCTCGCGTGGATCGGATCGCTGGCCGGGTCGATCACCGTCTCGTTCGTCGGCTACACCGCCGTCGCCGCGATCCTCCTATAG
- the hisB gene encoding imidazoleglycerol-phosphate dehydratase HisB, with protein MSERTATVTRETAETSIECSLEIDGSGTAAVDTGIGFFDHMLTSFAKHGLFDLEVDCDGDLEIDDHHTVEDVAIVLGEAFDAALGDRSGIVRYADRRVPLDEAVAGAVIDVSGRPRFYFDGAFSQASIGGFTSDMARHFGESLAMNGGLTLHLEVDGENAHHEVEALFKALARTLDDATRIDERREGTPSTKGTL; from the coding sequence ATGAGCGAGCGAACGGCAACGGTCACGCGCGAGACGGCCGAGACGTCGATCGAGTGTTCCCTCGAGATCGACGGGAGCGGGACGGCCGCGGTCGACACCGGCATCGGCTTCTTCGATCACATGCTGACGTCGTTCGCGAAACACGGCCTGTTCGACCTCGAGGTCGACTGCGACGGCGACCTCGAGATCGACGACCACCACACGGTCGAGGACGTCGCGATCGTCCTCGGCGAGGCGTTCGACGCGGCGCTTGGCGATCGATCGGGAATCGTCCGGTACGCCGACCGACGCGTCCCGCTGGACGAGGCCGTCGCGGGGGCCGTCATCGACGTCAGCGGCCGCCCGCGGTTTTACTTCGACGGGGCGTTTTCCCAGGCGTCGATCGGCGGGTTCACCAGCGACATGGCCCGTCACTTCGGGGAGTCGCTGGCGATGAACGGCGGCCTGACGCTCCATCTCGAGGTCGACGGCGAGAACGCCCACCACGAGGTCGAGGCGCTGTTCAAAGCGCTGGCGCGGACGCTCGACGACGCGACCCGAATCGACGAGCGCCGGGAGGGGACGCCAAGCACGAAGGGGACGCTCTAG
- a CDS encoding YgaP family membrane protein, whose amino-acid sequence MERNVGGLDRIGRTVLAVTLLVVGYRNRDRTLGSLAFIAGSDLLATAVIRRCPVNAVLGIDTDDGER is encoded by the coding sequence ATGGAGCGAAACGTCGGCGGTCTCGATCGCATCGGCCGGACGGTGCTGGCGGTGACCTTGCTGGTGGTCGGCTACCGGAACCGGGACCGGACTCTGGGTTCTCTCGCGTTCATCGCCGGGAGCGACCTGCTCGCGACCGCGGTCATCCGACGGTGTCCGGTCAACGCAGTGCTGGGAATCGACACCGACGACGGAGAACGATAG
- a CDS encoding IMPACT family protein, whose amino-acid sequence MSDAYRTVAEPATAEFVVQGSEFLGHVRPVESVDAAEAFVETVREEYADATHNVPAYRVRAGDDGEFLREYSSDDGEPSGSAGKPALNVLTQREIENCAVVVTRYYGGTNLGVGGLVRAYSRAVKEAVEAAGVVEERPHERVVITVEYDDSGTVRSILESEGYEFDADYEAAVTFDVRVPLAESEALRDRLRSATSGRADLE is encoded by the coding sequence GTGAGCGACGCCTACCGGACCGTCGCGGAGCCGGCAACCGCCGAGTTCGTCGTCCAAGGATCGGAGTTTCTCGGCCACGTCCGCCCGGTGGAGTCCGTCGACGCAGCCGAGGCGTTCGTCGAGACCGTCCGCGAGGAGTACGCCGACGCGACCCACAACGTGCCCGCCTACCGGGTCCGGGCCGGCGACGACGGCGAGTTCCTCCGGGAGTACTCGAGCGACGACGGCGAGCCCTCCGGCTCCGCCGGCAAGCCGGCGCTGAACGTTCTCACCCAGCGGGAGATCGAGAACTGTGCGGTCGTCGTGACGCGGTATTACGGCGGCACGAACCTCGGCGTCGGCGGCCTCGTGCGAGCCTACTCCCGTGCGGTGAAGGAGGCCGTCGAAGCGGCAGGGGTCGTAGAGGAGCGGCCCCACGAGCGAGTCGTGATCACCGTCGAGTACGACGACTCGGGGACCGTCCGCTCGATCCTCGAGAGCGAGGGCTACGAGTTCGACGCCGACTACGAGGCCGCGGTCACCTTCGACGTCCGCGTCCCGCTCGCGGAAAGCGAAGCGCTACGGGATCGGCTCCGAAGCGCGACGAGCGGCCGAGCCGACCTCGAGTGA
- a CDS encoding hemolysin family protein, with protein MALSPSLAVPLAAYELPLVGVELDQSMVTIIGVLVIVVLIALSAFFSSSEIAMFNLPKHRLEGMLEEETAGAGLVKSLKDDPHRLLVTILVGNNLVNIAMSSIATALLGLYFESGLVPVVLSTFGVTAIVLLFGESVPKSYAVENTESWAVSISKPLKLTEYLLFPLIVLFDYLTRQINRLIGSTGAIESPYVTRDEIQEMIESGEREGVLEEEEHEMLTRIFRFNNTIVKEVMTPRLDMTAVPKDAPIDEAIETCIQSGHARIPVYEGSLDNVQGVVHIRDLVRDLNYGEASDDELELADLIQPTLHVPESKNVDELLTEMRENRMHMAIVIDEFGTTEGLVTMEDMIEEIIGEILEGGEEQPIEEIADDTVLVRGEVNIEDVNEALDIELPEGQEFETIAGFIFNRAGRLVEEGEEITYDGVRITVETVENTRILKARLTKLERVADDEPEPDVEPAPLEADDDHE; from the coding sequence ATGGCGTTGTCTCCGTCGCTTGCGGTCCCGTTGGCCGCCTACGAACTCCCGCTCGTGGGCGTCGAGCTCGACCAGTCGATGGTGACGATCATCGGCGTGCTCGTCATCGTCGTTCTCATCGCTCTGTCGGCGTTTTTCTCCTCCTCGGAGATCGCGATGTTCAACCTTCCGAAACATCGCCTCGAGGGGATGTTGGAGGAGGAGACCGCCGGCGCGGGGCTGGTGAAATCGCTCAAGGACGATCCTCACCGGCTGCTCGTGACGATTCTGGTCGGCAACAACCTCGTCAACATCGCGATGTCCTCGATCGCGACGGCGCTTCTCGGCCTCTACTTCGAGTCGGGGCTGGTGCCGGTCGTGCTGTCGACGTTCGGCGTGACGGCGATCGTTCTCCTGTTCGGCGAGAGCGTCCCCAAGTCCTATGCCGTCGAGAACACCGAGTCGTGGGCGGTCAGCATCTCGAAACCGCTGAAGCTCACCGAGTACCTGCTCTTTCCGCTGATCGTTCTTTTCGATTATCTGACGCGACAGATCAATCGTCTCATCGGTTCGACGGGTGCGATCGAGTCGCCTTACGTCACCCGCGACGAGATCCAGGAGATGATCGAGTCCGGCGAGCGCGAGGGGGTCTTGGAGGAGGAGGAACACGAGATGCTCACGCGGATATTCCGTTTCAACAACACTATCGTCAAGGAGGTGATGACCCCGCGACTCGATATGACGGCGGTGCCGAAAGACGCCCCGATCGACGAAGCCATCGAGACCTGTATCCAGAGCGGCCACGCCCGCATCCCGGTCTACGAGGGCAGCCTCGACAACGTGCAAGGTGTCGTCCACATCCGCGATCTCGTCCGGGACCTCAACTACGGCGAGGCGAGTGACGACGAACTCGAGCTGGCGGATCTCATCCAGCCGACGCTGCACGTCCCCGAGTCGAAAAACGTCGACGAACTGTTGACCGAGATGCGGGAAAACCGGATGCACATGGCCATCGTCATCGACGAGTTCGGCACTACCGAGGGGCTGGTGACGATGGAGGACATGATCGAGGAGATCATCGGCGAGATTCTGGAGGGCGGCGAGGAACAGCCGATCGAGGAGATCGCCGACGACACCGTTCTCGTCCGCGGCGAGGTCAACATCGAGGACGTCAACGAGGCGCTCGACATCGAACTCCCCGAGGGACAGGAGTTCGAGACCATCGCCGGCTTCATCTTCAACCGCGCCGGCCGCCTCGTCGAGGAGGGCGAGGAGATCACCTACGACGGCGTCCGCATCACCGTCGAGACCGTCGAAAACACCCGCATTCTGAAAGCCCGGCTCACGAAACTCGAGCGAGTGGCCGACGACGAACCGGAACCCGACGTGGAGCCCGCGCCGCTCGAGGCCGACGACGACCACGAGTAG
- a CDS encoding redoxin domain-containing protein produces MPEFEVVDLGPADHPEPGADAPDFTRPLVTGEFWEDRTLSEIATETDGRTILVFTPMTGSFLAKYVWDELTERNWDERAGRVVGVTASTPYGVKRFLGDNDYPFTFFSDPSNEIADSYGVAHDLDGMTGLGEPRVAFFALADDHTVEGAWVATEWPDFPDYDDLESELGLE; encoded by the coding sequence ATGCCGGAATTCGAGGTCGTCGACCTCGGCCCGGCGGATCACCCCGAACCCGGCGCGGACGCGCCCGACTTCACCCGGCCGCTCGTCACCGGCGAGTTCTGGGAGGACCGGACGCTGTCGGAGATCGCCACCGAGACCGACGGCCGGACGATCCTCGTGTTCACGCCGATGACCGGCTCGTTCCTCGCCAAGTACGTCTGGGACGAACTGACCGAGCGAAACTGGGACGAGCGGGCCGGCCGCGTCGTCGGCGTCACGGCTTCGACCCCCTACGGCGTCAAGCGGTTCCTCGGGGACAACGACTACCCCTTCACGTTCTTTAGCGATCCGAGCAACGAGATCGCCGACTCGTACGGCGTTGCACACGACCTCGACGGAATGACCGGCCTCGGCGAACCCCGCGTCGCCTTCTTCGCGCTCGCGGACGACCACACGGTCGAGGGGGCGTGGGTCGCCACCGAGTGGCCCGA
- the upp gene encoding uracil phosphoribosyltransferase has product MPIEDRDNAYLITHALAKDTLSRIRDVETEQVSFRKGLVKLGRICGYEIIDGRMETEYVEIETPLEQTMGERVRGLDDVVIINVLRAATPFVEGLLKAFPRARQGVISASRDEEAGREEDGSFPITVDYVKLPEITEDDTVIIADPMLATGSTMCTVLDHVVENAVQPENLIVLSAVSAPEGLLRVDEEFDEADLLTVSIDDRLDDNGFIVPGLGDAGDRAFRTT; this is encoded by the coding sequence ATGCCGATCGAAGACCGGGACAACGCCTATCTCATCACCCACGCACTGGCCAAGGACACGCTGAGTCGGATCCGCGACGTCGAGACCGAGCAGGTCAGCTTCCGGAAGGGACTGGTCAAACTCGGTCGGATCTGCGGCTACGAGATCATCGACGGCCGCATGGAGACCGAGTACGTCGAGATCGAGACGCCCTTAGAGCAGACGATGGGCGAACGCGTCCGCGGGCTCGACGACGTCGTGATCATCAACGTCTTGCGCGCGGCGACGCCGTTCGTCGAAGGGCTGCTGAAGGCGTTCCCGCGAGCGCGACAGGGCGTCATCAGCGCGAGCCGCGACGAGGAGGCCGGCCGCGAGGAGGACGGCTCGTTCCCCATTACGGTCGACTACGTGAAACTGCCCGAGATCACCGAGGACGACACGGTCATCATCGCCGACCCGATGCTCGCGACCGGGAGTACGATGTGTACCGTCCTCGATCACGTCGTCGAGAACGCGGTGCAGCCGGAGAACCTCATCGTCCTCTCGGCGGTGTCGGCACCGGAGGGACTGCTCCGTGTCGACGAGGAGTTCGACGAGGCCGACCTGCTGACGGTCTCGATCGACGACCGGCTCGACGACAACGGCTTTATCGTCCCCGGACTGGGCGACGCCGGCGACCGCGCGTTCCGCACGACCTGA
- a CDS encoding amino acid-binding protein: MFDEIMEKFEGSPSQQAVIRLLLERGFSVNDDGRVVSGGIEIPNTGIAREIGVDRRVVDSTTDVILEDPELRRIFQNISQVPSLMDLAPVLDLTVLSVAVQNAEQEGIVAEVTGTLADNGISIRQTISEDPEFTDEPKLYLITDGDLPGEVITEIRDLPFVRKIELQ, translated from the coding sequence ATGTTCGACGAGATCATGGAGAAGTTCGAGGGATCGCCGAGCCAGCAGGCGGTCATCAGGCTGTTGCTCGAGCGAGGGTTCTCGGTCAACGACGACGGCCGGGTCGTCTCCGGCGGGATCGAGATCCCGAACACCGGCATCGCCCGCGAGATCGGCGTCGACCGGCGGGTCGTCGACTCGACGACCGACGTCATCCTCGAGGACCCGGAACTGCGTCGCATCTTCCAGAACATCTCGCAGGTACCGAGCCTGATGGACCTCGCCCCGGTGCTGGATCTGACGGTCCTGTCGGTCGCGGTCCAGAACGCCGAACAGGAGGGAATCGTCGCCGAGGTCACGGGAACGCTCGCGGACAACGGCATCTCGATCCGCCAGACGATCAGCGAGGACCCCGAGTTCACCGACGAGCCGAAACTTTACCTGATCACCGACGGCGACCTGCCGGGCGAGGTGATCACCGAGATCCGCGATCTCCCCTTCGTCCGGAAGATCGAACTCCAGTAA
- a CDS encoding TrkH family potassium uptake protein: protein MRIRVDWRSSCSLTGTVLKWLAVPLGGPLVLALLDGDDPLPFLVTIAVTVGLGAGLEALADEREIRQREAFLMVALTWLGVALIGSLPFLVAGDGVLARPVNAVFESTSGVTTTGATVIADFSAHSRAIMLWRAILQWLGGLGILIVAIGLFSHLLVGGAQLMETETQTRNVRKLRPHLDETARLIWSIYIGLTALTTLVLVALSLVGLAPEMDLYNAVAHALTSVSTAGFSPQPDSVGAFSPAVQWTLIPVMIVGATNFVLLYAITRGDFRRPFESAEFRFYAGLLATVTAIVIATLVLDPDLAMGLEPTVRHGLFNVVSIVTTTGYASANFDLWSPGAKHMLFLCMFTGGMAGSTTCSIKSLRWLVVLKAFRRNLFTAIHPDAVRPIRLDDSVVDEETVGDVFTYVTLALVIFFLLTVVIVVDAARVGSPVDEFDALGAAASIFLNIGPAFGVAGPFDNYLAFSPLTRAIMIVMMWIGRIEIIPVLVLLTPEFWRS from the coding sequence ATGCGGATTCGCGTCGACTGGCGCTCGAGTTGTAGTCTCACCGGGACGGTACTGAAGTGGCTCGCCGTCCCGCTCGGCGGCCCGCTCGTACTCGCACTCCTCGACGGCGACGATCCGCTCCCGTTTCTCGTCACGATCGCCGTCACCGTCGGTCTCGGAGCCGGCCTCGAGGCGCTGGCCGACGAGCGAGAGATTCGACAGCGGGAGGCGTTTCTGATGGTCGCGCTGACGTGGCTTGGCGTCGCGCTGATCGGGTCGCTCCCGTTTCTCGTCGCCGGTGACGGCGTCCTCGCGCGGCCGGTCAACGCCGTCTTCGAGAGTACCAGCGGCGTGACCACGACCGGCGCGACCGTGATCGCGGACTTTTCCGCCCACTCGCGGGCGATCATGCTCTGGCGGGCGATCCTCCAGTGGCTCGGCGGCCTCGGGATCCTGATCGTCGCGATCGGGCTGTTCTCGCACCTGCTCGTCGGCGGTGCCCAGTTGATGGAGACCGAAACGCAGACGCGAAACGTCCGCAAGCTCCGCCCTCACCTCGACGAGACTGCCCGCCTCATCTGGAGCATCTACATCGGCCTGACGGCGCTGACGACGCTCGTTCTGGTCGCGCTGTCGCTCGTCGGGCTCGCGCCCGAGATGGACCTCTACAACGCCGTCGCCCACGCGCTGACCAGCGTCTCGACCGCCGGCTTCTCGCCCCAGCCCGACAGCGTCGGCGCGTTCTCCCCGGCGGTCCAGTGGACGCTCATTCCCGTCATGATCGTCGGCGCGACCAACTTCGTGTTGCTCTATGCGATCACGCGGGGCGACTTTCGCCGCCCCTTCGAGTCGGCCGAATTCCGCTTTTATGCCGGTCTGCTCGCGACGGTGACGGCGATCGTCATCGCGACGCTCGTCCTCGATCCGGACCTCGCGATGGGGCTCGAGCCGACCGTTCGCCACGGGCTGTTCAACGTGGTGTCGATTGTGACGACGACGGGATACGCCTCGGCGAACTTCGATCTCTGGTCGCCCGGCGCGAAGCACATGCTGTTTCTGTGTATGTTCACCGGCGGAATGGCGGGCTCGACGACGTGTTCGATCAAGTCGTTACGGTGGCTGGTGGTACTCAAGGCCTTTCGCCGGAACCTGTTTACCGCCATCCACCCGGACGCGGTGCGACCGATTCGGCTCGACGACTCCGTCGTCGACGAGGAGACGGTCGGCGACGTCTTCACCTACGTCACTCTCGCGCTGGTCATCTTCTTCCTGTTGACGGTCGTGATCGTCGTCGACGCCGCTCGCGTCGGGTCGCCGGTCGACGAGTTCGACGCCCTCGGCGCGGCCGCATCGATCTTTCTCAACATCGGCCCCGCGTTCGGCGTCGCCGGCCCGTTCGACAACTACCTGGCGTTCTCGCCGCTGACCCGCGCGATCATGATCGTCATGATGTGGATCGGCCGTATCGAGATCATTCCCGTCCTCGTGCTGTTGACGCCGGAGTTCTGGCGGTCCTAA
- the hisA gene encoding 1-(5-phosphoribosyl)-5-[(5-phosphoribosylamino)methylideneamino]imidazole-4-carboxamide isomerase, which yields MTDDASGEFGEFEVIPAVDIQDGEVVQLVQGERGTEKTYGEPVEAARRWIDAGAESLHLIDLDGAFEGERKNADAIDAVIDAVEVPTQLGGGIRTADDAVDLLERGVDRVILGTAAVESPEIVGEISDRQPDSVVVSLDAKDGEVVVEGWTEGAGISPVEAAKRYEDLGAAAILFTNVDVEGRLEGVATDPVRELVGATDIPVIASGGVATLADVRDLADAGAAAVVVGSALYEGNFTLEEAQTAVDGDE from the coding sequence ATGACCGACGACGCGAGCGGCGAATTCGGCGAGTTCGAGGTGATCCCCGCGGTCGACATTCAGGACGGCGAGGTCGTCCAGCTCGTGCAGGGCGAGCGCGGCACGGAAAAGACCTACGGCGAGCCGGTCGAGGCCGCCCGGCGGTGGATCGACGCCGGCGCGGAATCGCTGCACCTGATCGACCTCGACGGGGCATTCGAGGGCGAACGGAAGAACGCGGACGCCATCGACGCGGTGATCGACGCCGTCGAGGTCCCCACGCAGTTGGGCGGGGGCATCCGCACCGCCGACGACGCCGTCGATCTGCTCGAGCGGGGCGTCGACCGGGTGATCCTCGGGACGGCGGCGGTCGAGTCGCCGGAGATCGTCGGCGAGATCAGCGACCGACAGCCGGACAGCGTCGTGGTCAGCCTCGACGCGAAGGACGGCGAGGTCGTCGTCGAGGGCTGGACCGAGGGCGCGGGGATCAGCCCCGTCGAAGCGGCCAAGCGCTACGAGGACCTCGGTGCCGCCGCAATCCTGTTTACCAACGTCGACGTCGAGGGGCGACTCGAAGGCGTCGCGACCGACCCGGTCCGCGAACTGGTCGGTGCGACCGATATCCCGGTGATCGCCAGCGGCGGCGTCGCGACCCTCGCGGACGTCCGTGACCTCGCCGACGCCGGCGCGGCAGCCGTGGTCGTCGGGAGCGCGCTCTACGAGGGCAATTTCACTCTCGAGGAAGCACAGACCGCGGTCGACGGTGACGAGTAG
- a CDS encoding glutathione S-transferase N-terminal domain-containing protein — protein sequence MNDTDDRPITFYRLQGCPFCERVARLLEEYDLGYRSRFVEPMHSERDVVKRVAGVRTVPVVVDENTGVTMAESANIVDYLESTYGDGAAASAGGDD from the coding sequence ATGAACGACACCGACGATCGACCGATCACGTTCTACCGGCTCCAGGGCTGTCCGTTCTGCGAGCGGGTCGCGCGGCTCCTCGAGGAGTACGACCTCGGTTATCGCTCGCGGTTCGTCGAACCGATGCACTCGGAGCGAGACGTCGTCAAACGGGTCGCCGGCGTCCGAACCGTTCCCGTCGTCGTCGACGAGAACACCGGCGTCACGATGGCCGAAAGCGCCAACATCGTCGACTACCTCGAGTCGACGTACGGAGACGGGGCCGCGGCGAGCGCCGGAGGTGACGACTGA
- a CDS encoding DUF7522 family protein has product MDGDAIDSDLADEIHSVCRTTVGDELRSITYFTEDDVEQLYLRSDLERTADLIGFAEHERLGFHSQSAYRNTQLGEYGATIRMFENGFLSRVIRGPHGVWVTTDDMSIERFEELTSALASVLDEYADGVDALVPDGTDAA; this is encoded by the coding sequence ATGGACGGCGATGCAATCGATTCCGACCTCGCGGACGAGATCCACAGCGTCTGCCGAACGACGGTCGGCGACGAACTCCGCAGTATCACCTACTTCACCGAGGACGACGTCGAACAGCTGTATCTCCGCTCGGACCTGGAGCGGACGGCCGATCTGATCGGCTTCGCCGAACACGAACGGCTCGGGTTCCACTCCCAGTCGGCCTACCGGAACACCCAACTCGGCGAGTACGGGGCGACGATCCGAATGTTCGAGAACGGGTTCCTCTCGCGAGTCATTCGGGGCCCACACGGCGTCTGGGTGACGACCGACGACATGTCGATCGAGCGCTTCGAGGAACTGACGAGTGCGCTCGCGTCGGTGCTCGACGAGTACGCCGACGGCGTCGACGCGCTGGTTCCCGACGGGACCGACGCCGCCTGA